From the genome of Halobacteriovorax marinus SJ:
CACCACTAAGGATTCAGCCAGAATGTGAACACTTTTGGCATTGCTCAGGTTGTCACTACCTCCATGTAAAATACGAAGATGAGCTAGAATTAAAAACTTCTGTAATTCAAAGGATGTTCCAATATCTTGACCAATATGATCAAGATATCCCACTTATTTCTGCCAGCAAAAGATTTCACTATCGCAATAGGATTCAACTTCACTATGACAAGAAGTTATCAAAACTAGGATTTATTGACTCTCTTAGAAATGAAATAAGAGAGGTTGCAAATTGTTTAGTTGCAAATGATGAGATATCGGCCTCGCTTAAAGAGCTCTACACTGCAAATAACTGGAAGAATCTAGTGAGAGACGAGAAAAATACTGGTCATATAGAGCTCTACAAGCTTGGGGATAAGGTTCAAATCTCAATCAATAAAAGATACTCAGAGGGAGGATTTACACAAGTCAATGAGGAGATGAATCAAAAGATGCTCTCTCACCTTGAAGAACAAGTGCGCCAATATATTCCTGCCGGAATAACACTTCTTGACCTCTTTGGTGGTGCAGGTAACCTAAGTTACAACCTAGAAGAATACGAAACTTACGTTGTAGACGGCTTTCCGCCAACTGAGATGAATTATCGACCTCACCAAAGTTTTGAGCAGATCAATCTGTACAAGGAAGGAGCAATAGATAAATTACAATCTAGATGCTCAGGAAAAGATATTGCCATTATTTTAGATCCGCCTAGATCTGGCCTCAAAAATATCAACGAACTCATACAAAAATTAAAACCTTCTTTTATTTTTATGATCAATTGCGAGCCCTCATCCGCTATCAGAGATATAAAATCCATTGAAGGAGATTTTTCAATTGAGAATCTTACAACCTTTGATTTATTTCCAGGTACAAGACACTTTGAGACCTTTTCTACATTGCGATTTGGTTGATTTAACATTTCCAAAGAAGTACAATTATTCATAACTAAGACATAGAAGTCTTTTTAATGGAGCATAGATGAAACTCAAATTTAATTCACTTCTTTTTATCACTCTTTTCGCACTTACATCTTGTGCCACAAGAGACAAACTCACAAAAACACCTGAGCAAAAGAAAGCTGAATTATTCTATTCTCACGGAACTTCAAAACTTTTACAAAAAGACTACCGTGAAGCTCTTAAATATCTAAAGCAAGCTTATGAAATAGATCCAAAAGATACAAAGATCTTGAATAATTTGGGAATGAGTTACTACTTTCTAGGTCAAACTAAGACTGCATTTAAATATCTCGAAGAAAGTTTAGATATTGATAGCAAAAACTCAGATGCGCTTAATAATATTGGTTCTCTCTATTTCAAAAATAAAGAGTACGACAAATCTCTAAAAAGTTATCAAGAGGTCCTAAGCAACCTGACTTACAGACACCAATATAGAACTCATTACAATATTGGACTGATTTACTTAATTAAAGGCGAGAAAGACAAGGCCAAGGAGAATTTCTTAATGGCCAATACTCAAAACCAAGACTACTGCCCTGCCAGCTATGAACTAGGGAAGCTCTACCTCGGTGAGTATAGATATAACTCTGCCCTCAAATGGTTTAAAGAAGCATCGAAAGGCGTATGTTACGAAAACCCAGAGCCTATTTATATGCAGGCAATTACACAATTACAGCTTGAGAACTACGCTCAGGCAAAAGAAAAATTTCAAGAGGTTATAGAACGTTTTTCCTCTACTAGATATTCAACTCTAGCTCACTTAAAATTAAAAAAGATTAATAGTGAACAAATTTTGGAAAAACAAGCTAAAGAGACTGTTCTTCCAAATAACTTAAAAAGTACTAATCAATTTGATAGTCCATCTTTTTAATTAAGGCCTATGAATACAGAACAGAGTAGTGAAGAAATGACTAATACTGAAAACCCAGCTGGAACAGAGACTCCTATAAGAATGACTATTGGCGAGTACCTCAAAGCTGCAAGAGAAGAGAAGACTCTCTCTTTGAAAGTGATTTCTCAACATACAAAAATTTCTGTAACAATCTTAGAAAGTATTGAAAATAATAATTTCGACAAGCTTCCAAGCAAGGCCTATGTAATAGGCTTTGTAAAAAGTTATTCAAAAACAATTGGACTTGATGAAGCGGAGTGCTTAAAGCTTTTAAATGAAGCCTATGGCAGTACAGAGCACACCATTGCTAAAACTGCACCAACTTCACTTGAAGGTGCTCCCCCAACAAATCCACCAGTAGAAGCGACTCCTTCAAAGGAAATTCCTTCTCAGTACTTAACGATTGCAGGTGTCTTTGTTGCACTTATTATTTTATTTGCCATTGTTATTAATAATACAAATACAAAGCCAGGCGAAGAAGTAGCCGCTACAGAAGAAACAATTGAGAAAGAAGTCGTACAAACACCACTTGTAGACGTTAAGCCTCAAGAGTTATCAGAGAAAACTCCACTAACAGAAGATAGTGATCCTGTTGTTGAAGAAGAAGCTGCAGAACAAACTGACGATGAGCAACCTGTTGCTGAAGAAGAGACCAAGCCAGAAAAAAAGGTTGAAGCTGCAGAGAAGAAAGTTGTAGAAGATCAGAAAACTGAAGAAAAGAAAAAAGAAGAAGTTAAAGAAGAGGAATCAAAGAAAGAAGAGAAGAAGATTACTCTAAGAGCGATTCCGATGCCACTATACACAGAGACGAGTGAAGAATCTTTCTACACTCACTTACCTGAGAATATTAAAGCTGCAAAAATTGATGGAAAGCAAAATATCTTTATCAATGCTGTTGATGGAGATACATGGATTACTTATAAGTCAGATAATGACGATATAAAGAAGTTTGTTCTCCATCAAGGAAGAACTCTCTTAATAAGAGGAGATATTGTTCGCATTTTCCTTGGAAATGTAAATGTAGCTAGAATCTTTTTAAATAATAAGGCATTAAAAATCTCTTCAAGATCAGGTGTTAAGTCTCTTGTCTTTCCTCAGGAAAATGCAAAAGACTATAAGCTACCTCTTTTTATCTATCCAAAACCAGGTCAAGTTATTACTTCATCTGAGTATGAAGAATCTCTTAACTAGCCCAATCTAATTTCTTATAGAAGTATGCACCGATGGAAGCAAGAATAATGGTCGGTGCAAAGACAACTACGTAAGCTGGAACAATACCTTTTCTCGCAAAGCTTACACCTAAGAAGAAAAGTGAGTAATATCCTAATAAGACAAAGAGCGCTCTTCCAGAAGAGTTTTTGCTCTTTCCCCTACCGTGTTTAATTCCAAGTGAGAAACCAATTAGAATAAAA
Proteins encoded in this window:
- a CDS encoding class I SAM-dependent RNA methyltransferase, which gives rise to MKKIEFTIDHIDPLGQGISKTQDQVCFIEKSLPGESGEIEIIKSKKKGRLIFSRLNSADLHSPSPLRIQPECEHFWHCSGCHYLHVKYEDELELKTSVIQRMFQYLDQYDQDIPLISASKRFHYRNRIQLHYDKKLSKLGFIDSLRNEIREVANCLVANDEISASLKELYTANNWKNLVRDEKNTGHIELYKLGDKVQISINKRYSEGGFTQVNEEMNQKMLSHLEEQVRQYIPAGITLLDLFGGAGNLSYNLEEYETYVVDGFPPTEMNYRPHQSFEQINLYKEGAIDKLQSRCSGKDIAIILDPPRSGLKNINELIQKLKPSFIFMINCEPSSAIRDIKSIEGDFSIENLTTFDLFPGTRHFETFSTLRFG
- a CDS encoding tetratricopeptide repeat protein, which produces MKLKFNSLLFITLFALTSCATRDKLTKTPEQKKAELFYSHGTSKLLQKDYREALKYLKQAYEIDPKDTKILNNLGMSYYFLGQTKTAFKYLEESLDIDSKNSDALNNIGSLYFKNKEYDKSLKSYQEVLSNLTYRHQYRTHYNIGLIYLIKGEKDKAKENFLMANTQNQDYCPASYELGKLYLGEYRYNSALKWFKEASKGVCYENPEPIYMQAITQLQLENYAQAKEKFQEVIERFSSTRYSTLAHLKLKKINSEQILEKQAKETVLPNNLKSTNQFDSPSF
- a CDS encoding helix-turn-helix domain-containing protein — protein: MNTEQSSEEMTNTENPAGTETPIRMTIGEYLKAAREEKTLSLKVISQHTKISVTILESIENNNFDKLPSKAYVIGFVKSYSKTIGLDEAECLKLLNEAYGSTEHTIAKTAPTSLEGAPPTNPPVEATPSKEIPSQYLTIAGVFVALIILFAIVINNTNTKPGEEVAATEETIEKEVVQTPLVDVKPQELSEKTPLTEDSDPVVEEEAAEQTDDEQPVAEEETKPEKKVEAAEKKVVEDQKTEEKKKEEVKEEESKKEEKKITLRAIPMPLYTETSEESFYTHLPENIKAAKIDGKQNIFINAVDGDTWITYKSDNDDIKKFVLHQGRTLLIRGDIVRIFLGNVNVARIFLNNKALKISSRSGVKSLVFPQENAKDYKLPLFIYPKPGQVITSSEYEESLN